One segment of Ureibacillus thermophilus DNA contains the following:
- the tnpA gene encoding IS66 family insertion sequence element accessory protein TnpA, which produces MSSDERKQLWQQRIESYRSSEESSVKAWCKQNQVGHQSMYKWMKRLELETTETSRTSPQWLTVEVSHPLDEKNSPLIVNIGEFSIEVKEGFNPLLFNEVVQVLKTHVK; this is translated from the coding sequence ATGTCCTCAGATGAACGAAAACAATTGTGGCAACAACGAATTGAATCTTATCGATCTAGTGAAGAGTCAAGTGTAAAAGCTTGGTGCAAACAAAATCAAGTAGGTCACCAAAGTATGTATAAATGGATGAAAAGACTAGAGTTAGAGACAACTGAAACTTCACGGACTTCCCCTCAATGGCTAACTGTTGAAGTATCCCATCCGTTGGATGAAAAAAACTCCCCGCTCATCGTTAACATTGGGGAATTTTCCATCGAAGTAAAAGAAGGTTTCAATCCACTCCTTTTCAACGAAGTGGTTCAGGTGCTGAAAACACATGTTAAGTAA
- the tnpB gene encoding IS66 family insertion sequence element accessory protein TnpB (TnpB, as the term is used for proteins encoded by IS66 family insertion elements, is considered an accessory protein, since TnpC, encoded by a neighboring gene, is a DDE family transposase.) has product MLSKTPIQHVYLAAGATDLRKSIDGLTAIIQMSFQLNPFSSNLFVFCNRKRDKLKILHWDHNGFWLYYRRLEKGLSMA; this is encoded by the coding sequence ATGTTAAGTAAAACACCCATTCAACATGTTTATTTAGCAGCGGGGGCAACGGATTTACGCAAGTCGATTGATGGATTAACAGCCATTATTCAAATGAGCTTTCAGTTAAATCCTTTCTCTTCTAATCTCTTTGTTTTCTGTAATCGGAAACGAGATAAATTGAAAATTCTCCATTGGGATCACAATGGGTTTTGGTTGTACTATCGTCGTTTAGAGAAAGGTCTTTCAATGGCCTGA